One stretch of Harmonia axyridis chromosome 1, icHarAxyr1.1, whole genome shotgun sequence DNA includes these proteins:
- the LOC123672199 gene encoding uncharacterized protein LOC123672199, with product MSKYLELVAYVESYRPTFILVAESWLHPGIPDVLVSLSGYSIYRYDSTTTIGHGGVCIYVADTILNSFSLQPSTPDLPGIDCLLIDLCRGKSGCFTIGCIYRPRPCLSDGLFADLLGSLSTNKRNLYIAGDFNMPDVIWPLSSKTYNTASAVLVNTIRENNLSQLVDFPTRFRNQQTPSLLDLVLVNDPDTVSGIEQHSPLGKSDHIILHSRMQLLFPSTNDKFIKTQKITNYRRLDGLVEAVDWVSLLQPAADVELMWSIFAEALQGLVDNCTSTKTGSPPAIIIPRVSAELKNITFSPSVVKAKLSALNAQSAPGADGFSARLLKECSNSLALPLSLIFTRSFETFSLPSSWRSARVTPIFKKGDKRCSDNYRPISLVPVIAKICERVILEEVLQFSLGHGIIPDCQHGFLPGRSVITNLLQCVNSWSMSLDKGDPVDVIYLDFSRAFDRVPHRRLLSKLDHIGIRGRLLSWIEAFLSNRVFQVRVGDSVSSPRAVMSGVPQGSVLGPVLFLLYVSDLPHHVISQFSQFADDTKMFGPSSSASTIQDDLDSISRWCEEWQLPLNSGKCVVLHMGPHNPRQRYYLNGVVIPVSSSHCDLGVIVTDNLSWSDHILHAVNKAKRSLFLIQKAFGRCDPLTCAAVYQTYVRPILEFAGPVWSPTLCRDLSLLEGLQRRATRLPYGISRPSYSERLSIMNLPTFMDRRTRGDLITTFRALNDLFGVSLSNLFTLNRDSRLRGHAFKLRKENFKTVQRQNFLTNRIFGVWNSLPPAVVESVSVNSFKNNYDSWHSSERNLFV from the exons ATGTCCAAATACCTTGAACTGGTGGCCTATGTTGAATCTTACCGTCCAACTTTCATTCTTGTGGCTGAATCCTGGCTTCACCCTGGAATCCCGGATGTATTGGTGTCATTGTCTGGCTACTCCATCTATAGATACGACAGCACAACAACGATTGGTCATGGTGGTGTATGTATTTATGTGGCTGATACTATCTTGAATTCCTTCTCGCTCCAGCCTTCAACACCTGACTTGCCGGGAATAGACTGCTTGTTAATTGATCTTTGCAGGGGAAAGTCCGGCTGCTTCACCATCGGTTGCATCTACCGACCCCGCCCTTGCCTATCAGATGGTCTATTTGCAGATTTACTTGGCAGCTTGTCTACGAACAAACGAAATCTATACATAGCAGGTGATTTCAACATGCCTGATGTAATTTGGCCTTTATCCTCTAAAACCTACAACACTGCCTCTGCTGTTCTTGTTAACACCATCCGCGAGAATAACCTCTCACAATTAGTTGATTTTCCGACCCGCTTTCGCAATCAACAAACTCCTTCACTTCTTGACTTAGTACTAGTCAACGATCCTGACACTGTTTCAGGCATTGAGCAGCATTCACCTTTAGGTAAATCAGATCATATTATCCTACATTCTAGGATGCAGCTCTTATTTCCTTCCACTAATGATAAATTCATTAAAACCCAAAAAATCACGAACTACCGTCGGCTTGATGGTTTGGTAGAGGCGGTCGACTGGGTGTCTCTGCTGCAGCCAGCTGCTGATGTGGAGCTTATGTGGAGCATTTTCGCTGAAGCACTACAAGGGCTAGTCGACAATTGCACATCAACTA AAACTGGTTCACCTCCCGCGATAATCATCCCTCGAGTTTCAGCTGAGCTCAAAAACATAACTTTTTCTCCGTCCGTCGTGAAGGCCAAACTTTCTGCCCTAAATGCCCAGTCTGCACCTGGTGCTGACGGATTTTCAGCAAGGCTTCTTAAGGAATGTAGCAATTCTCTGGCGCTCCCCCTTTCTCTGATTTTCACTCGCTCATTCGAGACTTTCTCCCTTCCCTCCTCTTGGCGGAGTGCACGTGTTACGCCAATTTTCAAAAAGGGAGATAAGCGTTGTTCTGATAACTATCGCCCCATCAGCCTGGTCCCGGTCATAGCGAAGATTTGTGAGAGGGTTATATTGGAAGAAGTTTTACAATTTTCTCTTGGACACGGCATAATTCCTGATTGTCAACACGGCTTCCTCCCGGGGCGCTCGGTCATCACAAACCTCCTCCAATGTGTCAACTCCTGGTCGATGTCCCTTGATAAGGGCGACCCGGTTGATGTCATTTACCTTGACTTCTCTCGAGCCTTCGACCGTGTGCCACATAGACGTCTCTTGTCCAAACTCGATCATATCGGAATTCGTGGCCGCCTCCTCTCATGGATCGAGGCTTTTCTTTCGAATCGCGTCTTCCAGGTTCGTGTAGGCGATTCTGTCTCTTCACCGAGAGCTGTCATGAGTGGAGTACCGCAGGGCTCAGTGTTGGGTCCAGTTCTTTTTCTACTCTACGTTTCTGACCTGCCACATCATGTCATCTCCCAATTCTCACAGTTCGCCGATGACACCAAGATGTTTGGTCCCTCCAGTAGCGCCTCCACTATTCAAGATGACCTCGACTCCATTTCGCGGTGGTGTGAGGAATGGCAACTGCCACTCAACAGTGGGAAGTGCGTCGTCCTCCACATGGGTCCTCATAATCCACGCCAGAGGTACTATCTCAATGGAGTTGTCATCCCTGTTTCCAGCAGCCATTGTGATTTGGGTGTTATAGTGACAGATAACCTGAGTTGGTCCGATCACATCCTCCATGCTGTCAACAAAGCCAAAAGATCCTTATTCCTGATTCAAAAAGCATTTGGCAGGTGTGATCCCCTTACGTGCGCTGCTGTATACCAAACTTACGTACGGCCTATTTTAGAGTTCGCCGGGCCTGTTTGGAGTCCGACGTTGTGCCGCGATTTGTCATTGCTGGAGGGTCTCCAGCGTCGTGCAACGCGCCTCCCTTACGGAATCTCGCGCCCGTCATACAGTGAAAGACTCTCCATAATGAACCTACCAACTTTCATGGACCGGAGGACTCGTGGTGACCTCATCACTACTTTTCGAGCTCTGAATGATCTGTTTGGTGTCAGTTTGAGCAACCTATTCACGTTGAACAGGGATAGCCGTCTGAGAGGCCATGCTTTCAAGCTACGAAAAGAAAACTTTAAAACTGTGCAAAGGCAAAACTTTTTGACAAACCGGATATTCGGTGTTTGGAACTCGTTACCTCCTGCTGTGGTGGAGTCAGTGTCAGTGAACTCGTTCAAAAACAATTATGACAGTTGGCATTCAAGTGAAAGGAAcctttttgtgtaa